From Pseudomonas sp. LS1212, the proteins below share one genomic window:
- the pcaH gene encoding protocatechuate 3,4-dioxygenase subunit beta, with product MSAADNSRFIIRDRNWHPKAFTPDYKTSIARSPSQALVSIPQSASETTGPDFSHLKFGQRDNDLLLNFNNGGLPIGERIILAGRVCDQYGKPVPHTLVEIWQANAGGRYRHKNDRYLAPLDPNFGGVGRTLTDSEGYYSFRTIKPGPYPWRNGPNDWRPAHIHVSISGPSIATRLITQLYFEGDPMIPLCPIVKSIANPEAMQSLIAKLDMGNANPMDCLAYRFDIVLRGQRKTHFENC from the coding sequence ATGTCTGCTGCAGACAACAGTCGCTTCATCATCCGTGATCGCAACTGGCACCCCAAAGCCTTCACCCCTGACTACAAAACGTCCATCGCTCGCTCCCCGAGCCAGGCCCTGGTCAGCATTCCTCAATCTGCCAGCGAAACCACCGGCCCGGACTTCTCGCACCTGAAGTTCGGCCAGCGCGACAACGACCTGTTGTTGAACTTCAACAATGGCGGCTTGCCGATCGGCGAACGCATCATCCTCGCCGGTCGCGTCTGCGACCAGTACGGCAAGCCGGTTCCACACACGCTGGTGGAAATCTGGCAAGCCAACGCCGGCGGTCGCTACCGTCACAAGAATGATCGGTACCTGGCGCCGCTGGACCCGAACTTCGGTGGTGTCGGCCGGACCCTGACCGACAGCGAGGGCTACTACAGTTTTCGCACCATCAAGCCGGGTCCTTATCCATGGCGCAACGGCCCCAACGACTGGCGCCCGGCGCACATTCACGTCTCGATCAGCGGCCCGTCGATTGCAACCCGCCTGATCACCCAGCTGTATTTCGAAGGCGACCCGATGATCCCGCTGTGCCCGATCGTCAAGTCGATCGCCAATCCCGAAGCGATGCAGAGCCTGATTGCCAAACTCGACATGGGTAATGCCAATCCGATGGATTGCCTGGCCTATCGCTTCGACATCGTACTGCGCGGCCAGCGCAAGACCCACTTCGAAAACTGCTGA
- a CDS encoding GNAT family N-acetyltransferase, whose amino-acid sequence MNPILELESARLLLRQWHDDDLPEFAALCADPQVMRYFPAPLSRLETAALIGRIRGHFAEYGFGLWALERKDTGAFIGLTGLLHVGFDAPFTPAVEIGWRLARRHWGLGFASEAAWTCLRCAFGQLGLEEVVSFTSQSNLPSQKVMQAIGMQRDLGGDFDHPRLPADHPLTPHVLYRIDRAQWLETLRG is encoded by the coding sequence ATGAACCCGATTCTTGAACTCGAGAGCGCACGCTTGTTGCTGCGCCAGTGGCACGACGATGATCTGCCCGAGTTTGCGGCGCTGTGTGCCGACCCGCAGGTAATGCGCTATTTTCCCGCGCCCTTGAGTCGCCTGGAAACCGCGGCGTTGATCGGGCGGATTCGTGGCCATTTCGCTGAATACGGCTTCGGCCTGTGGGCGCTGGAGCGCAAGGATACCGGCGCTTTCATCGGCCTGACAGGCCTGTTGCATGTCGGTTTCGATGCACCCTTCACGCCGGCTGTCGAGATTGGCTGGCGCCTGGCCCGGCGCCACTGGGGCCTGGGCTTTGCCAGCGAGGCGGCCTGGACCTGCCTGCGCTGCGCCTTCGGTCAGTTGGGGCTCGAGGAAGTGGTGTCATTTACCAGCCAGAGCAATCTGCCTTCGCAGAAAGTCATGCAGGCCATCGGCATGCAACGCGACCTGGGCGGAGATTTCGACCATCCGCGCCTGCCGGCCGATCATCCACTCACACCCCATGTGCTGTACCGGATCGACCGGGCGCAGTGGCTGGAGACCTTGCGTGGTTGA
- the tesB gene encoding acyl-CoA thioesterase II: MSHVLDDLVDLLSLEPIEENLFRGRSQDLGFRQLYGGQVLGQSLSAAIQTVEEARHVHSLHGYFLRPGDAGLPVVYQVDRVRDGGSFSTRRVTAIQKGQPIFTCSASFQYDEEGFEHQAQMPQVVGPENLPSEVELFKGMADQIPEHIRDKLLCAKPIEVRPVTEKDPYNPVAGDPIKYVWFRADGMLADSPALHKYILAYASDFGLLTTSLMPHGKSVWHKDMQIASLDHALWFHSNLRADDWLLYAMDSPWAGNSRGFCRGSIYNRAGQLVASSAQEGLIRHRKDWA, translated from the coding sequence ATGAGCCATGTGTTGGACGATCTGGTCGATTTGCTCAGCCTGGAACCTATCGAGGAGAACCTGTTTCGCGGGCGCAGCCAGGACCTGGGCTTTCGCCAGCTGTACGGTGGCCAGGTGCTGGGGCAATCGCTTTCCGCTGCCATCCAGACCGTGGAAGAAGCACGCCATGTGCATTCGCTGCATGGCTATTTCCTGCGCCCGGGCGATGCCGGCCTGCCAGTGGTCTACCAGGTCGACCGGGTCCGTGACGGCGGCAGTTTCAGCACCCGCCGGGTAACGGCGATCCAGAAGGGCCAGCCGATCTTCACCTGCAGTGCGTCCTTCCAGTACGACGAAGAAGGCTTCGAGCACCAGGCGCAGATGCCCCAGGTGGTCGGGCCGGAGAACCTGCCGTCGGAAGTGGAGTTGTTCAAGGGCATGGCCGACCAGATCCCGGAGCATATCCGCGACAAACTGCTGTGCGCCAAGCCGATCGAAGTGCGCCCCGTGACCGAAAAGGATCCCTACAATCCTGTTGCCGGCGATCCGATCAAGTACGTCTGGTTTCGCGCCGATGGCATGCTCGCGGACTCGCCCGCCCTGCATAAATACATCCTCGCCTATGCCTCGGACTTCGGCCTGCTGACCACTTCGCTGATGCCCCATGGCAAGTCCGTCTGGCACAAGGATATGCAGATCGCCAGCCTCGATCACGCGCTGTGGTTCCACAGCAACCTGCGCGCCGATGACTGGTTGCTGTATGCCATGGACAGCCCCTGGGCCGGCAATTCCCGGGGCTTTTGCCGGGGCAGCATCTACAACCGCGCCGGCCAGCTGGTCGCGTCCTCGGCCCAGGAAGGCTTGATTCGCCATCGCAAGGACTGGGCATGA
- the pcaG gene encoding protocatechuate 3,4-dioxygenase subunit alpha, translated as MPIQLLPETPSQTAGPYVHIGLALEAAGNPTRDQEIWNQMAKSGAPGEHILVFGNVYDGNGHLVRDSFLEFWQADHAGRYDADYNLEKPFNSFGRTATTFDAGEWALQTIKPGIVDNAAGVPMAPHINVTLFARGINIHLQTRLYFDDESEANAKCPVLNLIEQPQRRETLVARRCEVNGKLAYQFDIRIQGEGETVFFDF; from the coding sequence ATGCCTATCCAATTGCTGCCTGAAACCCCCTCGCAGACGGCCGGCCCTTACGTTCACATCGGCCTGGCGCTGGAAGCGGCCGGCAACCCGACCCGCGACCAGGAAATCTGGAACCAGATGGCCAAGTCCGGTGCGCCGGGCGAGCACATTCTGGTGTTTGGCAATGTTTACGACGGCAACGGCCATCTGGTGCGCGACTCCTTCCTGGAGTTCTGGCAAGCCGACCATGCCGGCCGTTACGACGCCGACTACAACCTGGAAAAACCCTTCAACAGCTTCGGCCGTACCGCGACAACCTTCGATGCCGGTGAATGGGCCCTGCAGACCATCAAGCCGGGTATCGTCGACAACGCCGCTGGCGTACCGATGGCCCCGCACATCAACGTGACCCTGTTCGCCCGTGGCATCAACATCCACTTGCAGACCCGGCTGTACTTCGATGATGAAAGCGAGGCCAACGCCAAGTGCCCGGTGCTCAACCTGATCGAACAGCCACAGCGTCGCGAGACGCTGGTAGCGCGCCGCTGTGAAGTGAATGGCAAGCTGGCGTACCAGTTTGATATTCGTATTCAGGGCGAAGGCGAGACGGTGTTCTTCGACTTCTGA
- a CDS encoding DEAD/DEAH box helicase, which produces MTFAKLGLIEPLLRALQTLGYNSPTPVQAQAIPAVLAGRDLMAAAQTGTGKTAGFALPLLQRLTMEGAKVASNSVRALVLVPTRELAEQVHANIQEYAEHLPLSTYAVYGGVSINPQMMKLRKGVDLLVATPGRLLDLYRQNAVKFSQLQALVLDEADRMLDLGFSEELRDIYAALPKRRQTLLFSATFSDPIRLLAGQMLDDPLSVEVSPRNEAANTVKQWVVPVDKKRKPELFSHLLRKQRWKQVLVFAKTRNGVDQLVERLQGQGVNADGIHGDKPQATRQRALDSFKARETQILVATDVAARGLDIEDLPLVVNFDLPIVAEDYIHRIGRTGRAGSTGEAISLVCADEVQLLSAIEMLTRKTLPRHEEPDFEPEHRVPATDATGQVLKKPKKPKKPKELGGKKSLGRWMDSGDTVVEAPAVKPVRKVPAFNTGPRKRKP; this is translated from the coding sequence ATGACATTCGCCAAACTTGGCCTGATTGAACCCTTGCTGCGCGCCCTGCAAACCCTCGGCTACAACTCGCCAACTCCGGTACAGGCGCAAGCGATCCCGGCCGTGCTGGCCGGGCGCGACCTGATGGCAGCGGCGCAGACCGGCACCGGCAAGACCGCCGGCTTCGCCTTGCCATTGCTGCAGCGGTTGACGATGGAAGGGGCCAAGGTCGCCAGCAACTCGGTACGGGCGCTGGTGCTGGTGCCGACCCGCGAGCTGGCCGAGCAGGTGCATGCCAATATCCAGGAATACGCCGAACACCTGCCATTGAGCACTTACGCGGTCTATGGCGGGGTCAGTATCAACCCGCAGATGATGAAGCTGCGCAAAGGCGTCGACCTGCTGGTGGCGACACCGGGTCGTCTGCTCGATCTGTACCGGCAGAACGCCGTGAAGTTTTCCCAGTTGCAGGCACTGGTACTCGACGAGGCCGATCGCATGCTCGACCTGGGCTTCTCCGAAGAGTTGCGCGACATCTATGCCGCGCTGCCCAAGCGCCGCCAGACCTTGCTGTTCTCCGCGACCTTTTCCGACCCCATCCGCCTGCTGGCCGGGCAGATGCTTGACGATCCGCTGAGCGTCGAAGTCAGCCCGCGCAACGAAGCGGCCAATACCGTCAAGCAGTGGGTCGTGCCGGTCGACAAGAAGCGCAAGCCCGAGCTGTTCAGCCATCTGCTGCGCAAGCAACGCTGGAAGCAGGTGCTGGTGTTCGCCAAGACCCGCAACGGTGTCGATCAACTGGTCGAGCGCCTGCAGGGCCAGGGCGTGAATGCCGACGGTATCCATGGCGACAAGCCGCAGGCCACTCGCCAGCGCGCGCTGGACAGTTTCAAGGCTCGCGAAACGCAGATCCTGGTCGCTACCGACGTGGCTGCGCGCGGTCTGGATATCGAAGACTTGCCGTTGGTGGTCAACTTCGATCTGCCGATCGTGGCTGAGGATTACATCCACCGCATTGGCCGTACTGGCCGGGCCGGCTCGACCGGCGAAGCGATCTCCCTCGTTTGCGCTGACGAAGTGCAATTGCTGTCGGCCATTGAAATGCTGACCCGCAAGACCCTGCCACGCCACGAAGAGCCGGATTTCGAGCCGGAACATCGCGTGCCGGCAACCGATGCCACCGGCCAGGTGCTGAAGAAACCGAAGAAGCCGAAGAAACCCAAGGAGTTGGGCGGCAAGAAAAGCCTGGGGCGCTGGATGGACAGTGGGGACACGGTGGTTGAAGCGCCGGCGGTCAAGCCGGTGCGCAAGGTGCCGGCGTTCAATACCGGGCCGCGTAAGCGTAAGCCTTAA
- a CDS encoding NYN domain-containing protein, with product MKKIAVFADVQNLYYTVRQAYGCHFNYAALWADISQRGQIVEAYAYAIDRGDSKQQQFQQILRNLGFTVKLKPYIQRSDGSAKGDWDVGITIDIMDAADHVDEVVLASGDGDFDLLLERIISKHGVEAVAYGVPGLTANSLIRAASRYVPIEGALLLKN from the coding sequence GTGAAGAAAATAGCGGTGTTCGCCGATGTTCAAAACCTCTACTACACCGTGCGTCAGGCGTATGGCTGCCACTTCAACTATGCCGCTCTCTGGGCGGACATCAGTCAGCGCGGGCAGATCGTCGAGGCCTACGCCTACGCCATCGATCGCGGCGACAGCAAGCAGCAGCAGTTCCAGCAGATCCTGCGCAACCTGGGCTTCACGGTCAAACTCAAACCCTACATCCAGCGCAGCGACGGTTCGGCCAAGGGTGACTGGGACGTGGGTATCACCATCGACATCATGGACGCCGCCGATCACGTCGATGAGGTGGTGCTGGCCTCCGGCGATGGCGACTTCGACCTCTTGCTCGAGCGCATCATCAGCAAGCATGGCGTCGAAGCGGTGGCCTATGGCGTACCGGGCCTGACCGCCAACTCCCTGATTCGGGCCGCCAGCCGCTATGTGCCGATCGAAGGCGCCTTGCTGTTGAAAAACTGA
- a CDS encoding TIGR03862 family flavoprotein, with translation MTNTTPLQCAHAVIIGGGPAGLMAAEVLSLAGVKVDLYDGMPSVGRKFLLAGVGGMNITHSEAYPVFLSRYAERAADIAPLLEGLDAAGLREWIHDLGIDTFVGSSGRVFPTDMKAAPLLRAWLKRLRDAGVVIHTRHRWLGWNDDGSLHIAYPQGELAIKADAVVLALGGGSWARLGSDAAWLPWLQAKGVALTPLQPANSGFEVQAWSPLLRDKFAGAPLKNIALSLNDQPPRLGECVLTSGGLEGSLVYALSAQIREQINQAGTATLALDLLPGKPVDKIAAALSKPRGSRSMAKHLHSQLGLDGVKAALLRELTSRETFDDMQQLARAIKALPVTLVRPRPLDEAISTAGGVAFEGLDEQLMLRHLPGVFCAGEMLDWEAPTGGYLLTACFASGRKAGLGVLEWLRR, from the coding sequence ATGACCAATACCACTCCCCTCCAATGCGCCCACGCCGTCATCATCGGCGGCGGCCCGGCCGGCCTGATGGCGGCCGAAGTGCTGAGCCTGGCAGGCGTGAAAGTCGACCTGTATGACGGCATGCCCTCGGTAGGACGCAAGTTCCTGTTGGCAGGGGTCGGCGGGATGAACATCACTCACTCCGAAGCCTATCCGGTATTTCTCTCCCGTTACGCCGAGCGCGCGGCCGACATTGCGCCGCTGCTTGAGGGGCTCGATGCCGCTGGCTTGCGGGAGTGGATTCATGACCTGGGCATCGACACCTTCGTCGGCAGTTCGGGACGGGTTTTCCCTACCGACATGAAGGCAGCACCCCTGCTTCGCGCCTGGCTCAAGCGCCTGCGCGATGCCGGCGTAGTTATCCACACCCGCCATCGCTGGTTGGGCTGGAATGATGACGGTTCGCTGCACATCGCTTATCCACAGGGCGAGTTGGCGATCAAGGCTGACGCCGTAGTGCTGGCCCTGGGCGGTGGCAGTTGGGCGCGACTGGGGTCCGATGCGGCGTGGTTGCCCTGGTTGCAAGCCAAGGGCGTCGCCCTGACGCCGTTGCAACCGGCCAACAGTGGCTTTGAAGTGCAGGCCTGGAGCCCGTTGCTGCGCGATAAGTTTGCCGGCGCGCCGCTGAAGAACATTGCCCTGAGTCTCAATGATCAGCCGCCGCGGCTGGGCGAATGCGTGCTGACGTCTGGCGGGTTGGAAGGCAGCCTGGTCTACGCCCTGTCGGCGCAGATCCGCGAGCAGATCAACCAGGCCGGCACCGCTACGCTGGCACTCGACCTGTTGCCGGGCAAGCCTGTGGACAAGATTGCGGCCGCCTTGAGCAAGCCACGAGGTTCACGTTCGATGGCCAAGCACCTGCACAGTCAACTGGGGCTCGATGGGGTCAAGGCGGCCCTGTTGCGCGAGTTGACGTCCAGGGAGACCTTTGACGATATGCAGCAACTGGCGCGGGCGATCAAGGCATTGCCGGTGACGCTGGTGCGCCCTCGCCCGCTGGATGAGGCGATCAGCACGGCCGGTGGCGTGGCGTTCGAGGGGCTGGACGAGCAGCTGATGCTGCGGCACTTGCCGGGCGTGTTCTGCGCCGGGGAGATGCTTGATTGGGAAGCGCCGACCGGGGGGTATTTGTTGACGGCGTGTTTTGCCAGTGGGCGCAAGGCGGGGTTGGGGGTGTTGGAGTGGTTGCGGCGTTGA
- a CDS encoding FAD-dependent oxidoreductase, producing MTAPTPRSTTVDCDVLVIGSGAAGLSAAVTAAWHGQKVIVVEKDNVFGGATAWSGGWMWVPCNPLARRAGILEDRSLPRTYLEHELGEQFNPAMIDAFLEAAPNMVAFFEKHTALQFADGNGIADIHGQTPGAGTGGRSVIAAPYNARKLGKLLGRLRKTMRETSFLGMPIMAGQDLTAFLTLTRSWRSFIHVTKRFTKHLCDLTLKGRALHLVNGVALVARLAKSAEDLGVLLWESAPAKRLLHEGGRVTGAEIETARGPVTIKARKAVVLAAGGFANDIERRKALFPRTPTGHEHLALPPLGASGDGLRLGESVGGQVADDLVSPVAWAPVSKVPYKDGSHGHFPHIIERGKPGIIGVLANGKRFVNEANGYYDYVAAMVAAAPGEEVASWLICSHRFQRRYGLGISRPFPLPVAPFIRSGYLKTGDTIEALARACGIDPVALSQTVSEYNRHARLGDDPEFGRGSTPYNRKQGDALHMPNPCVAPIEQGPFYAVKVEPGCFGTFAGLKTNEHAQVLEGQSRPIEGLYAVGTDMASIMGGHYPAGGINLGPAATFGYIAGRHIAGVTAYEQPAG from the coding sequence ATGACTGCCCCTACCCCACGCTCTACCACAGTGGACTGCGATGTCCTGGTCATCGGCTCGGGAGCGGCAGGCCTGTCTGCAGCGGTGACGGCTGCCTGGCACGGGCAAAAGGTCATTGTGGTGGAAAAGGATAATGTCTTTGGCGGCGCCACGGCCTGGTCCGGCGGCTGGATGTGGGTACCCTGCAACCCGCTGGCCCGTCGCGCCGGTATCCTCGAGGATCGCTCGTTGCCGCGTACCTACCTCGAGCATGAGCTGGGCGAGCAGTTCAACCCGGCCATGATCGATGCCTTTCTCGAGGCCGCGCCAAACATGGTCGCGTTTTTCGAAAAGCATACGGCGCTGCAGTTTGCCGATGGCAACGGCATTGCCGACATTCATGGCCAGACACCCGGCGCCGGTACCGGTGGTCGCTCGGTGATCGCCGCCCCCTATAACGCACGCAAGCTTGGCAAGCTGCTCGGGCGCTTGCGCAAGACCATGCGTGAAACCTCCTTCTTGGGCATGCCGATCATGGCCGGCCAGGACCTGACGGCGTTCCTGACCCTGACTCGTTCGTGGCGCTCTTTCATCCATGTGACCAAGCGATTCACCAAGCACCTGTGCGACCTGACCCTCAAGGGCCGCGCCCTGCATCTGGTCAACGGCGTAGCACTGGTCGCACGCCTGGCCAAATCGGCTGAAGACCTGGGGGTATTACTCTGGGAATCGGCACCGGCCAAACGCCTGCTGCATGAAGGCGGTCGAGTTACTGGCGCCGAAATCGAAACTGCTCGCGGCCCGGTCACGATCAAGGCGCGCAAGGCCGTGGTACTGGCCGCCGGGGGCTTTGCCAACGATATCGAGCGGCGCAAGGCACTGTTCCCGCGTACGCCCACCGGCCATGAGCACCTGGCACTGCCGCCGCTGGGTGCCAGCGGCGATGGCCTGCGCCTGGGTGAAAGCGTCGGTGGCCAGGTCGCTGACGACCTGGTTTCCCCGGTCGCCTGGGCACCGGTGTCGAAGGTGCCTTACAAAGACGGCAGCCATGGCCATTTTCCGCACATCATCGAGCGTGGCAAACCCGGCATCATCGGCGTGCTGGCCAACGGCAAGCGCTTCGTCAATGAAGCCAACGGCTACTACGACTATGTCGCCGCCATGGTGGCTGCCGCACCGGGTGAGGAAGTCGCGTCCTGGCTGATCTGCAGCCACCGGTTCCAGCGTCGCTACGGTCTGGGTATCTCGCGCCCCTTCCCGTTGCCAGTCGCTCCCTTCATTCGCTCCGGTTACCTGAAAACCGGCGACACCATCGAGGCATTGGCCCGCGCCTGCGGCATCGACCCGGTCGCATTGAGCCAGACCGTCAGCGAGTACAACCGCCATGCCCGCCTGGGCGATGACCCGGAATTCGGTCGCGGTTCGACCCCCTACAACCGCAAACAGGGCGATGCGCTGCATATGCCCAACCCCTGCGTCGCACCGATCGAACAGGGGCCGTTCTATGCCGTCAAAGTCGAACCCGGCTGCTTTGGCACCTTCGCGGGGCTCAAGACCAACGAACACGCCCAGGTACTGGAGGGGCAGAGCCGGCCCATCGAGGGGCTGTATGCCGTCGGCACCGACATGGCCAGCATCATGGGCGGCCATTACCCGGCCGGCGGTATCAATCTCGGCCCGGCCGCGACTTTCGGCTATATCGCCGGTCGCCACATCGCTGGTGTCACGGCCTACGAACAACCGGCGGGCTAA
- a CDS encoding neutral zinc metallopeptidase gives MLWKKGRRSDNVVDARGEGGGRGMHIGGKGLSLTAVVLIVGIGLLTGQDPIQILGQLTGEMSQQTAPVDSGSRQAPPANDEQAEFVRSILGDTEDTWRQIFQQAGKQYRDPTLKLFSGQINSACGFASSATGPFYCPSDQMVYLDMEFFREMEQRFSAAGDFAQAYVIAHEVGHHVQTLLGVSARIQSARQRGERMEGDNGLLVRQELQADCLAGVWAYQAQKRLNWLEPGDIEEAMNAANAIGDDRLQQQGRGRVVPDSFTHGTSAQRMRWFKTGFAQGQITQCDTFGAGSL, from the coding sequence ATGCTTTGGAAAAAAGGCAGACGCAGCGACAACGTGGTCGACGCGCGGGGTGAAGGCGGCGGTCGCGGCATGCACATAGGCGGCAAGGGCTTGAGCCTGACCGCGGTGGTGCTGATCGTCGGCATCGGCCTGCTGACCGGCCAGGACCCGATTCAGATTCTCGGCCAGTTGACGGGCGAGATGAGCCAGCAAACGGCCCCGGTCGATAGCGGTTCACGCCAGGCGCCCCCGGCCAATGATGAACAAGCCGAATTCGTACGCAGCATCCTCGGCGATACCGAAGACACCTGGCGGCAGATTTTCCAGCAAGCCGGCAAGCAATACCGGGACCCGACCCTGAAACTCTTCAGCGGCCAGATCAACTCCGCCTGCGGCTTCGCCTCCTCAGCCACCGGCCCCTTCTATTGCCCGTCCGATCAGATGGTCTATCTGGACATGGAATTCTTCCGGGAGATGGAACAGCGTTTTTCGGCGGCAGGTGATTTTGCCCAGGCGTACGTGATCGCCCATGAAGTCGGCCACCACGTGCAAACCCTGCTCGGCGTTTCAGCCAGGATTCAGTCTGCGCGCCAGCGCGGCGAGCGGATGGAAGGCGACAACGGTTTGCTGGTGCGCCAGGAACTGCAGGCCGACTGTCTGGCTGGCGTATGGGCTTACCAGGCGCAGAAACGCCTGAACTGGCTGGAACCTGGGGATATCGAGGAAGCCATGAATGCGGCCAACGCCATCGGCGATGACCGCTTGCAACAGCAAGGCCGGGGGCGTGTCGTACCCGACTCGTTCACCCACGGTACCTCGGCGCAGCGCATGCGCTGGTTCAAGACCGGTTTCGCCCAAGGCCAGATCACCCAGTGCGATACCTTTGGGGCCGGCAGTCTTTAG
- a CDS encoding HAD family hydrolase translates to MSLAEIRHWVFDMDGTLTVAVHDFVAIREALGIPPEHDILTHLAALPPAEAAAKHAWLLEHERDLAVASRPAVGAVELVRKLAGRGYRLGILTRNARELAHVTLEAIGIADCFAVEDVLGRDEAPPKPHPGGLLRLSQAWDVPPSTMVMVGDYRFDLDCGRAAGARTILVNLPDNPWPELTDWHAADCQALSRMLTTG, encoded by the coding sequence ATGAGCCTGGCCGAAATTCGACACTGGGTGTTCGACATGGACGGCACCCTGACGGTGGCCGTACATGATTTTGTCGCGATTCGCGAGGCGCTGGGCATTCCCCCCGAGCACGACATCCTCACCCACCTGGCGGCATTGCCGCCAGCGGAGGCTGCGGCCAAACATGCCTGGTTGCTGGAGCACGAACGCGACCTGGCGGTGGCTTCGCGCCCGGCCGTGGGTGCGGTGGAACTGGTGCGCAAATTGGCCGGGCGCGGCTATCGCCTGGGCATCCTTACGCGCAATGCCCGTGAGTTGGCGCATGTCACCCTTGAAGCGATCGGAATAGCCGACTGTTTCGCGGTCGAGGATGTGCTGGGTCGCGATGAGGCACCGCCCAAACCGCATCCCGGTGGCCTGCTGAGGCTGTCCCAGGCCTGGGATGTTCCGCCCAGTACCATGGTGATGGTTGGCGATTACCGCTTCGACCTCGATTGCGGGCGCGCTGCCGGGGCTCGGACGATCCTGGTCAACCTGCCGGACAACCCCTGGCCGGAGCTGACGGATTGGCATGCGGCCGATTGCCAGGCCTTGTCCCGCATGCTGACCACGGGCTAA
- a CDS encoding PolC-type DNA polymerase III — translation MERIAVIDFETTGISPGPHCRATEIAVVMLEQGRIVERYQSLMNAGLPVPGFVASLTGITTAMLRSAPPVAQVMNEVAEFVGDTPLLAHNASFDQKFWDFELAQIRRSRSQSFACSMLLARRLMPAAPNHKLGTLTRWANLPDTGKAHRAMADAEMAANLAQHLATELRQTHGLGAVTHQLLCSLQKVPAAKIADALKRHRG, via the coding sequence TTGGAACGTATTGCAGTCATTGACTTCGAGACCACCGGAATCTCCCCGGGCCCGCACTGCCGGGCCACTGAAATCGCCGTGGTGATGCTTGAGCAGGGGCGCATTGTCGAGCGCTACCAGAGCCTGATGAATGCCGGTTTGCCGGTGCCCGGCTTTGTCGCCAGCCTGACCGGCATTACCACCGCCATGCTGCGCAGCGCGCCACCCGTGGCACAGGTCATGAATGAAGTGGCCGAGTTTGTCGGTGACACGCCCTTGCTGGCGCATAACGCATCCTTCGACCAGAAGTTCTGGGATTTCGAGCTGGCGCAGATCCGCCGCAGCCGCAGCCAGAGCTTTGCCTGCTCGATGCTGCTGGCACGACGGCTGATGCCCGCCGCACCCAACCACAAGCTCGGCACCCTGACCCGCTGGGCCAACCTGCCCGACACCGGCAAGGCGCACCGGGCCATGGCTGACGCCGAGATGGCTGCCAACCTGGCCCAGCACCTGGCCACCGAGCTGCGTCAGACCCATGGCCTGGGCGCAGTCACGCACCAGTTATTGTGCAGTTTGCAGAAGGTGCCGGCGGCGAAAATCGCTGATGCGCTCAAGCGCCATCGCGGCTAG
- a CDS encoding histone deacetylase, translated as MPLPLIYHDDYSPAFPAEHRFPMDKFRLLHDHLIDSGLTTEQALLRPEICPGDILALAHDPAYIARYMCGELSREDQRRLGLPWSEALARRTVRAVGGSLLAAEQALEHGLACHLAGGTHHAHYDHPAGFCIFNDLAVISRYLLESGRVGRVLIFDCDVHQGDGTARILADTPDAITVSLHCEQNFPARKAQSDWDIPLHRGMGDNEYLKVVDDALNYLLPLYKPDLVLYDAGVDVHKDDALGYLQLTDAGVAARDERVLRHCLGRDIPVVGLIGGGYSKDRQALARRHGILHHSAQRVWETL; from the coding sequence ATGCCGCTGCCACTGATCTACCACGACGACTACAGCCCGGCGTTTCCTGCCGAGCATCGCTTCCCGATGGACAAGTTCCGCCTGTTGCACGATCACCTGATCGACAGCGGCCTGACCACCGAGCAAGCCCTGTTGCGTCCGGAAATCTGCCCCGGCGACATCCTTGCCCTGGCCCATGATCCGGCCTACATCGCTCGCTACATGTGCGGTGAATTATCTCGCGAAGACCAGCGTCGCCTCGGCCTGCCCTGGAGCGAAGCCCTGGCCCGGCGCACCGTGCGCGCCGTCGGCGGTTCGCTGCTGGCTGCCGAACAGGCGCTGGAGCACGGGCTGGCCTGCCACCTGGCCGGTGGCACCCATCATGCTCATTATGACCATCCGGCCGGCTTCTGCATTTTCAACGACCTGGCAGTGATCAGCCGCTACTTGCTGGAAAGCGGCCGGGTCGGCCGGGTGCTGATCTTCGATTGCGATGTTCACCAGGGTGATGGCACCGCGCGCATCCTGGCAGACACCCCGGACGCCATTACCGTGTCGCTGCACTGCGAGCAGAACTTCCCGGCGCGCAAGGCGCAAAGCGACTGGGATATCCCCTTGCACCGGGGCATGGGCGATAACGAATACCTCAAGGTGGTCGACGATGCCCTGAATTACTTGTTGCCGCTGTATAAGCCCGACCTGGTGTTGTATGACGCCGGCGTGGATGTACACAAGGACGATGCCCTGGGTTACCTGCAACTGACCGATGCAGGCGTTGCCGCGCGTGATGAGCGCGTGCTGCGCCATTGCCTGGGTCGAGATATTCCAGTAGTCGGGCTGATTGGCGGCGGCTACAGCAAGGACCGCCAAGCCCTGGCCCGTCGTCACGGCATCCTGCACCACAGTGCCCAGCGGGTATGGGAAACCTTGTAG